One window of Mucilaginibacter inviolabilis genomic DNA carries:
- a CDS encoding sigma-54-dependent transcriptional regulator → MKSNILIIDDEVKLSELLARILSLEGYHVVQASNAKAGIRIVEREDIMVVLSDVKLPDANGVDLVSKIKQIKPYIEVINLTAFGTISDGVLAIKNGAFDYLTKGDDNDKIIPMVSKAIQKANLQYQVSELQDQVEAQHGFPIVLGRSPAILEAVELARKVARTDATVLLLGETGTGKEVFAEAIHYESLRKDKPFVAVNCSAFSKELLESELFGYKAGAFTGAVKDKKGLFEEASGGTIFLDELGEMSHDLQAKLLRVLENGTFIKIGETKTTKINVRLIAATNRDLQKESEEGHFRLDLFYRLSGFSIVLPPLRERIGDIEVLARHFIKVYSAKVKKKIPDVDATFLKLLNQHKWNGNIRELKNVIERVIILMDEPLLTPKLLPYEFHNGGYYDLVALDLHSVERHHIRRILKYTKGNKTEAARILGIGLATLYRKIEEYQILMN, encoded by the coding sequence ATGAAATCAAACATATTAATAATTGATGACGAGGTTAAGCTCAGCGAATTACTGGCCCGTATACTAAGCCTGGAAGGGTATCATGTAGTACAGGCATCTAATGCCAAAGCAGGCATACGTATAGTTGAGCGTGAGGATATTATGGTTGTTTTGAGTGATGTAAAATTACCCGACGCCAATGGGGTAGACCTGGTAAGCAAGATCAAACAAATCAAACCTTATATCGAGGTGATCAATCTTACTGCCTTTGGTACTATCAGTGATGGGGTTTTAGCCATCAAGAACGGAGCCTTTGATTATCTCACCAAAGGTGATGATAATGATAAGATCATACCTATGGTGAGTAAAGCTATACAAAAGGCAAACTTACAATACCAGGTGAGTGAACTACAGGATCAGGTAGAAGCACAGCATGGATTCCCTATAGTTTTAGGAAGATCCCCCGCTATTTTAGAGGCCGTTGAATTGGCAAGAAAGGTAGCGAGAACGGATGCTACTGTTTTACTGTTAGGTGAAACGGGTACAGGCAAAGAGGTGTTTGCCGAAGCCATACATTATGAGAGTCTAAGAAAAGATAAACCCTTTGTGGCGGTTAACTGCAGCGCATTTAGTAAAGAATTGTTGGAAAGCGAGTTGTTTGGCTATAAGGCCGGGGCGTTTACCGGGGCTGTTAAAGATAAAAAAGGCTTATTTGAAGAAGCCAGTGGTGGAACTATTTTTTTAGATGAATTAGGAGAAATGAGTCATGACTTGCAAGCTAAATTACTGCGCGTATTGGAAAATGGTACTTTTATTAAAATTGGCGAAACAAAAACCACCAAAATAAATGTACGCTTGATTGCCGCTACTAACCGCGACCTGCAAAAAGAATCAGAAGAAGGACATTTTAGGCTTGATTTGTTTTACCGTTTGTCCGGATTTTCCATTGTATTACCTCCATTACGTGAACGGATAGGGGATATAGAGGTATTGGCCCGGCATTTTATAAAAGTTTACTCTGCTAAGGTTAAAAAGAAAATACCTGATGTAGATGCAACCTTTTTGAAGCTGTTGAACCAACACAAGTGGAACGGGAATATCCGGGAGCTAAAAAATGTGATAGAAAGGGTAATTATCCTAATGGATGAGCCACTACTTACCCCAAAGCTGTTACCTTATGAATTTCATAATGGTGGCTATTATGACCTGGTTGCGCTTGATCTGCACAGCGTGGAGAGACACCACATCAGGCGTATATTAAAATACACCAAGGGCAATAAAACCGAGGCCGCCAGGATACTCGGTATTGGCCTGGCAACACTCTACCGCAAAATTGAGGAATACCAAATACTCATGAACTGA
- a CDS encoding M20 family metallo-hydrolase: protein MIKDLNERADVSPLWTGLPMNAQLFSESVSLLQQLIKTPSFSGNEGAVADIVQRYLAGYSIKVKRKGNNLWCYNKYYDSTKPTILLNSHLDTVKPNEGYTNDPFCPEIALGKLYGLGSNDAGGCLVSLIATFLHFYCYQGLGFNLCLAATAEEENSGQNGIKSILPLLGKLELAIVGEPTLLQMAVAEKGNLVIDCISNGRSGHAAREEGDNAIHKCLKDLDWFRNYQFPQQLSGLSPVKMTITIIKSGLQHNIVPALCEFTVDIRNDDTYTQQEILDTIKKNVSCQITVRPGSLGASSVPIDHPIVKAGIAIGCKTYSSPTTSDQAWLTIPSVKIGPGDSARSHSSDEFIYLEEIKKGINTYVRLLETLPLMLINNPNKYRNEIKHINN from the coding sequence ATGATAAAAGATTTGAATGAGCGGGCGGATGTTTCTCCGTTATGGACAGGCCTGCCTATGAACGCACAGCTTTTTAGTGAGTCGGTAAGTTTGCTGCAACAATTGATTAAAACCCCTTCATTTAGTGGCAACGAAGGGGCCGTGGCGGATATTGTGCAGCGGTATCTGGCTGGTTACTCTATCAAAGTAAAAAGAAAAGGGAATAACCTTTGGTGCTATAATAAATATTACGACAGTACTAAACCCACCATTTTACTCAATTCTCATTTGGATACCGTTAAGCCTAATGAAGGTTATACGAATGACCCCTTTTGTCCCGAAATAGCCTTGGGGAAATTATATGGGCTGGGCAGCAATGATGCTGGGGGTTGCCTGGTATCACTTATAGCTACCTTTCTGCATTTTTATTGTTATCAGGGCCTTGGGTTTAACCTGTGCCTGGCAGCAACTGCCGAGGAGGAAAACTCCGGTCAAAATGGAATTAAATCCATTCTACCCTTGCTGGGTAAACTGGAATTAGCCATAGTAGGCGAACCTACCTTATTACAAATGGCAGTTGCCGAAAAAGGGAACCTGGTGATCGACTGCATAAGCAACGGCCGTTCAGGCCATGCTGCCAGGGAAGAAGGAGATAACGCCATTCACAAATGTCTGAAGGATCTGGACTGGTTCAGGAATTATCAGTTTCCGCAGCAGTTGAGCGGGCTATCACCTGTAAAAATGACCATTACCATCATCAAATCGGGCCTGCAACATAATATTGTTCCAGCTTTATGTGAGTTTACTGTTGATATCCGTAATGATGATACCTACACCCAGCAGGAGATCCTGGATACCATCAAAAAGAATGTATCATGCCAAATCACGGTCCGCCCGGGATCATTAGGGGCATCTTCGGTTCCCATTGATCATCCCATTGTGAAGGCAGGCATAGCCATAGGATGTAAAACCTACAGTTCACCAACCACTTCAGATCAGGCATGGTTAACCATTCCATCAGTAAAAATAGGCCCGGGCGATTCGGCCAGATCTCATTCTTCGGATGAGTTTATCTATCTCGAAGAGATCAAAAAAGGGATCAACACCTATGTGCGGTTATTGGAAACCCTGCCGCTGATGTTGATCAACAATCCAAATAAGTACAGAAATGAAATCAAACATATTAATAATTGA
- a CDS encoding GNAT family N-acetyltransferase codes for MEDERIIIRSAIPSDVVFADQIIHEMESSAIARGSGISKRSAAAIIEKIDEGKAIVAITENGEWVGFSYIETWDNEKFVSNSGLIVSPKHRNQGVASQIKTQIFELSRTKYPSAKVFSITSGLAIMKMNTKLGFEPVTYSEVAQEARFWDSCKSCVNYDVLQNKNRCNCLCTAMLFDPQLN; via the coding sequence ATGGAAGATGAACGAATTATTATAAGGTCAGCTATTCCGTCTGACGTGGTTTTTGCCGACCAGATTATCCATGAAATGGAAAGTTCCGCAATAGCCAGGGGCTCGGGAATATCCAAAAGATCTGCAGCCGCTATAATAGAAAAAATTGATGAAGGCAAAGCGATAGTTGCCATCACCGAAAACGGCGAATGGGTTGGTTTCTCCTACATTGAAACCTGGGACAATGAAAAATTTGTTTCCAATAGTGGTCTTATCGTATCTCCTAAACACCGTAACCAGGGTGTAGCTTCCCAAATTAAAACACAAATATTTGAATTATCCCGAACTAAGTACCCATCTGCAAAGGTGTTCAGTATCACCTCGGGTTTAGCCATTATGAAAATGAATACCAAGCTCGGTTTTGAACCCGTAACCTATAGTGAGGTTGCACAGGAAGCCAGATTTTGGGACAGCTGTAAAAGCTGTGTTAACTACGATGTATTGCAAAATAAAAACAGGTGCAATTGTTTGTGCACCGCCATGTTATTTGATCCACAGTTAAACTAA
- a CDS encoding SAM-dependent methyltransferase produces MDNTLAIAGRTGIYQDIVLKLLYKMDKGTLYLTLPCGEILTMGTGEGNITASITINDEAFYKRIILYGDIGFGEAYTDGLWDTDNITNVIKWVLLNIENAPGVSGSRTKTIALNLFKWFNKLYHSKRANTVSGSRKNIAEHYDLNNDFFASFLDPTMTYSSAYFYRDGLSLQEAQLAKYERLCRQLHLKPHDHVLEIGSGWGGNAIYMAQTYGCKVTSLTISEEQHKLAVERVEAAGLSDRVKILLQDYRLMEGQFDKIVSVEMLEAVGHKFLDGYFKKCHELLKKSGILAIQVITSPDSRYDSLRKGVDWIQKHIFPGSLLPSVAAINGSVNRTGDMTLIDIKDLGIDYAKTLRLWHDQFNNNLSKIKMLGFDDTFIRKWNYYFCYCEAAFTMRNINVMHLVYSRPNNISY; encoded by the coding sequence ATGGATAATACACTCGCCATTGCCGGACGTACCGGTATTTACCAGGACATTGTTTTAAAGCTTTTGTACAAGATGGATAAAGGAACCCTTTATCTGACTTTGCCATGCGGAGAGATATTAACGATGGGTACAGGCGAGGGTAATATTACAGCAAGCATAACTATAAACGACGAAGCTTTCTACAAACGGATTATATTATATGGAGATATTGGCTTTGGAGAGGCCTATACTGATGGACTTTGGGATACTGATAATATTACCAACGTTATTAAATGGGTGCTCCTAAACATTGAAAATGCCCCTGGCGTATCTGGCAGCCGAACAAAAACCATAGCCCTTAATCTGTTTAAATGGTTCAATAAGCTATATCATTCTAAAAGAGCCAACACGGTTAGCGGATCACGGAAAAACATAGCAGAGCATTACGATTTGAATAATGACTTTTTTGCCAGTTTCCTGGATCCTACCATGACCTATTCCAGTGCTTATTTTTATCGTGATGGACTGAGTTTACAGGAGGCTCAATTGGCAAAATATGAGCGTTTGTGCCGTCAGCTGCATTTAAAACCGCATGACCATGTGTTAGAGATAGGTAGTGGTTGGGGTGGTAATGCCATATATATGGCCCAAACTTACGGTTGTAAAGTCACTTCTTTAACCATATCCGAAGAACAGCATAAACTGGCAGTTGAACGTGTTGAAGCCGCGGGTTTAAGTGATAGAGTTAAAATTTTATTGCAGGATTACCGGCTGATGGAAGGTCAGTTTGACAAGATTGTATCGGTAGAAATGCTGGAAGCCGTTGGCCACAAATTCCTGGATGGTTATTTCAAAAAATGTCACGAACTGCTCAAGAAAAGTGGGATACTGGCTATACAGGTAATTACCTCGCCCGATTCCAGGTACGATAGCCTGCGTAAGGGTGTCGATTGGATACAAAAACATATTTTCCCGGGTTCATTGCTGCCATCGGTGGCGGCTATCAATGGCTCTGTGAATCGTACAGGCGATATGACCCTGATAGACATTAAAGACTTAGGTATTGATTATGCCAAAACTTTAAGGCTATGGCATGATCAGTTCAACAACAACCTTTCGAAAATTAAAATGCTTGGTTTTGATGATACCTTTATCCGCAAATGGAATTACTATTTCTGCTACTGCGAAGCTGCCTTTACCATGCGTAACATTAACGTAATGCACCTGGTATACTCCCGGCCAAATAATATTAGCTATTAA
- a CDS encoding DUF1365 domain-containing protein, protein MASGAINSCLYKAKVMHHRMAPKVHRFHYHIFMFYLDLDEIDGLNKRLKLMSRNRFNLFNFRDKDHLQLPREKPDISKNTREHINNYLQTQGIVMAPKRIMVLTNLCTLGYQFNPVSFYFCFDDDDRPVCSVVEVCNTFREMKPYFLGAETQQASSFKLNTEKYFYVSPFIDMDTNFDFDLQIPGEKLQVKIDDYDREGKRFFISTLSGSRKPLTDANLLLYFLSFPLITLQVITLIHWQALKLWFKKLPFHRKGDNLQLQKEVYRPYPSKYVS, encoded by the coding sequence ATGGCAAGCGGCGCAATTAACTCCTGTTTATATAAGGCAAAGGTGATGCACCATCGCATGGCCCCAAAAGTACACCGCTTCCATTACCATATATTTATGTTTTACCTCGATCTGGATGAAATAGATGGATTAAATAAACGGTTGAAACTGATGAGCCGCAACCGCTTCAATCTATTCAACTTCAGAGATAAAGATCATTTGCAATTACCGCGCGAAAAGCCGGATATCTCCAAAAATACCAGGGAGCATATCAATAACTATCTGCAGACACAGGGTATTGTTATGGCGCCTAAGCGGATCATGGTGTTAACCAACCTGTGTACCTTAGGTTACCAGTTTAATCCGGTGTCTTTTTATTTTTGTTTTGATGATGATGACCGGCCCGTTTGCTCGGTTGTAGAGGTTTGTAATACCTTTCGGGAAATGAAGCCTTATTTTTTAGGTGCCGAAACACAGCAGGCCAGCAGTTTTAAGCTCAATACCGAAAAATATTTCTACGTATCGCCATTCATCGATATGGATACCAATTTTGATTTTGATCTGCAAATACCCGGCGAAAAATTACAAGTGAAAATTGATGATTATGACCGTGAAGGCAAGCGGTTTTTTATCAGCACCCTTAGTGGTAGCCGTAAACCTTTAACAGATGCTAATTTGCTGCTTTATTTTTTGAGTTTCCCGCTTATTACACTCCAGGTAATCACGTTGATCCATTGGCAGGCTTTAAAATTGTGGTTCAAAAAACTGCCCTTTCATCGTAAGGGCGATAATCTGCAGCTTCAAAAAGAGGTATACCGTCCCTATCCATCAAAATATGTATCCTGA
- a CDS encoding NAD(P)/FAD-dependent oxidoreductase produces the protein MHKTAIIGTGIAGMGCGHFLQKETDLTFYEQNNYIGGHTNTVTVDEDGKPVYIDTGFMVFNYKTYPNLCRLFEEIGAPVKKTDMSFSVQHVPTGLEYSGSSVNHLFAQRKNIFSPRYIKMLMQIGRFNKESVQILDNPKYADYSIGRYIKEFGYSDDMLWKYLVPMSSAVWSTPMEQMLDFPAVTLIRFFLNHGFLGLDTQHQWYTPVDGSQSYREILIRPFKDRIYVGRKAIKVSRNADGKATVHAADGSREVFDRVIIASHGDQALAMLDEPTPNEQRLLSNFKYQYNKATLHTDEGVMPKTKLAWSSWNYRIQMQQDKLLPSTIYWMNKLQGVSEKKNYFVSINPHDNIDEKKIIKEIDYEHPLFDVPAINAQAELHQLNEQGPIYFCGSYFKYGFHEDAFASAVKLCSHLLGRPVYGDINQPGTSYVY, from the coding sequence ATGCACAAAACGGCCATCATCGGTACCGGTATTGCCGGCATGGGATGCGGACATTTTTTACAGAAAGAAACCGATCTTACCTTCTACGAACAGAATAACTACATCGGCGGGCATACCAATACCGTTACTGTTGATGAGGATGGTAAGCCCGTGTATATTGATACTGGTTTTATGGTGTTTAACTATAAAACTTACCCCAATCTTTGTCGCCTTTTTGAGGAGATAGGCGCTCCGGTTAAAAAGACCGACATGTCATTTAGCGTACAACATGTGCCTACCGGTCTGGAGTATAGCGGCTCTAGTGTTAATCATTTATTCGCGCAGCGTAAAAACATATTTAGTCCCCGCTATATCAAAATGCTGATGCAGATTGGCAGGTTCAATAAAGAGAGTGTTCAAATACTGGACAATCCTAAATATGCCGATTACTCCATCGGCAGGTACATTAAGGAGTTTGGTTATAGTGATGATATGCTGTGGAAATACCTGGTACCTATGAGCTCGGCGGTATGGTCAACCCCGATGGAGCAGATGCTTGATTTTCCGGCGGTAACTCTTATCCGGTTTTTTCTGAATCATGGTTTTTTAGGGCTGGATACGCAACATCAATGGTATACACCGGTAGATGGTAGTCAATCATACCGGGAAATCCTGATCCGGCCATTTAAGGATCGGATTTATGTGGGTCGTAAAGCCATTAAGGTATCTCGCAATGCGGATGGTAAAGCTACTGTTCATGCTGCCGACGGCTCACGGGAGGTGTTTGATAGAGTGATTATTGCCAGTCACGGCGACCAGGCCCTAGCCATGCTCGATGAACCCACGCCAAACGAGCAAAGGCTGTTATCAAATTTTAAGTATCAATATAACAAAGCTACCCTGCATACCGACGAAGGCGTGATGCCCAAAACAAAACTGGCCTGGAGCAGCTGGAATTACCGCATACAAATGCAGCAGGATAAACTATTACCCAGCACTATTTACTGGATGAACAAATTGCAAGGCGTGTCTGAAAAAAAGAATTACTTTGTTTCTATCAATCCGCATGATAATATCGACGAGAAAAAAATCATCAAAGAGATAGATTACGAACATCCGCTGTTTGACGTACCCGCTATTAACGCTCAGGCAGAGTTGCACCAATTGAATGAGCAGGGACCTATCTATTTCTGCGGCAGCTATTTTAAATATGGCTTTCATGAAGATGCCTTCGCCAGTGCGGTTAAGCTGTGTTCTCACTTATTGGGCCGACCGGTTTACGGCGATATAAACCAACCAGGTACTTCATACGTATATTAA
- a CDS encoding alpha/beta hydrolase has translation MIRLILLLILFLLSLLTVFKAPAYYLWLAAIVVAEYPVIFIGLTTVFTVSGVWISSYRTAGTALGIVTLLLFISPIVRAYIIAGNLQPDMTTTLGGIHSDSSPTVFSAGQQPFSLMKLLKSTPALAYKTYPYISYPDITLNLDFYQSRVLGKRPCVIVIHGGSWSSGDSQQLPELNSILAEQGYHVAAINYRLAPKYQTPAPVEDIKNCLEYLRHHADELYIDTNKFVLLGRSAGAQIALLAAYTLHDASIKGVIDFYGPADMVWGYSIPSNPLIMDSRKVMVNYIGGPYEQVPAKYVACSPLEFVSRQSPPTLIIHGANDVLVAYEHSRRLNQKLQQNGIKHYWLKLPWATHGFDYHLNGPGGQLSTYAVETFLNTITQ, from the coding sequence ATGATCAGGCTGATACTACTTCTTATATTATTTCTGCTTTCTCTGCTAACAGTATTCAAAGCTCCTGCTTACTACCTGTGGCTGGCCGCCATTGTAGTGGCCGAATACCCGGTTATATTTATTGGCCTGACAACCGTATTCACTGTTTCGGGGGTATGGATAAGCTCATACCGAACTGCAGGTACTGCGCTGGGTATTGTAACATTACTGCTGTTTATTTCGCCAATAGTAAGAGCTTATATCATTGCCGGGAATCTTCAACCTGATATGACCACGACTTTAGGTGGCATACACAGCGACAGTTCACCGACAGTTTTCAGTGCAGGTCAACAGCCATTTAGTTTGATGAAGCTTTTGAAAAGTACCCCGGCATTAGCTTATAAAACTTATCCATATATAAGTTATCCGGATATTACTTTGAACCTCGACTTTTATCAATCGCGCGTGTTGGGTAAACGACCTTGTGTTATTGTGATACACGGTGGCTCCTGGAGCAGTGGGGATAGCCAGCAATTACCGGAGCTGAACAGTATTCTGGCAGAACAGGGGTATCACGTGGCAGCCATCAATTATCGACTTGCCCCCAAATACCAAACACCTGCGCCGGTTGAAGACATTAAAAACTGTCTCGAATATTTACGCCATCATGCCGATGAGCTATATATCGATACCAACAAATTCGTGCTGCTGGGCCGGTCGGCTGGGGCTCAGATAGCTTTGCTGGCGGCTTATACCCTGCATGATGCTTCTATAAAAGGAGTGATTGATTTTTATGGCCCGGCCGATATGGTTTGGGGGTATTCTATACCCTCCAATCCCCTGATCATGGATTCGCGCAAGGTGATGGTGAATTACATAGGCGGCCCTTATGAGCAGGTGCCTGCCAAATACGTGGCTTGCTCGCCATTGGAGTTTGTAAGCCGGCAATCGCCGCCGACGCTTATTATTCATGGTGCAAATGATGTATTGGTAGCCTATGAACATAGCCGCAGATTGAACCAGAAACTACAGCAAAACGGCATCAAACATTATTGGTTAAAACTGCCCTGGGCCACGCACGGTTTTGATTACCATTTGAATGGCCCGGGCGGGCAGCTATCTACCTATGCGGTTGAAACTTTTTTAAATACTATAACTCAATAA
- a CDS encoding SAM-dependent methyltransferase, translating to MWYDKLIEQNKVPDFLLRQGIRKLLKQRLADENKGGVEQQQAHLMELISQLKASPIAVNTADANQQHYEVPTAFYQYCLGKNLKYSSGYWKPGVTDIDTSETDMLELTCQRAELENGQQVLELGCGWGSLSLYMAARYPGSTFKVVSNSRTQKVYIDEQAKQRGIKNLTVITADINVFTIDDKFDRVVSVEMFEHMRNYQLLMAKVASFLKPDGKLWIHIFTHKEYAYLFEVIDETDWMSKYFFTGGIMPSDDLMSYFNDDLVVEKHWHVNGTHYGKTSEAWLVNMDAHKKEIMPLFEETYGKNEALKWWVYWRIFYMACAELWNFNQGNEWLVSHYLFHKTQK from the coding sequence ATGTGGTACGATAAACTAATAGAACAAAACAAGGTTCCTGATTTTTTACTGAGACAGGGTATCCGCAAACTTTTAAAACAACGCCTCGCCGATGAAAATAAAGGTGGTGTAGAACAGCAACAAGCACACTTAATGGAGCTGATTTCCCAGTTAAAAGCCTCGCCTATAGCGGTAAATACAGCCGATGCCAACCAGCAGCATTATGAGGTACCAACAGCGTTTTACCAATACTGCCTGGGTAAAAACCTGAAATATTCGTCAGGCTACTGGAAACCCGGTGTAACCGATATTGATACTTCCGAAACAGATATGCTGGAACTAACCTGCCAGCGTGCCGAGCTGGAAAACGGGCAGCAGGTATTGGAGCTGGGTTGCGGCTGGGGCTCGTTATCGCTGTATATGGCCGCAAGGTATCCTGGTAGCACCTTTAAAGTGGTATCCAACTCGCGCACGCAAAAAGTATACATTGATGAGCAGGCTAAACAGCGGGGTATTAAAAACCTCACAGTGATCACTGCGGATATTAACGTTTTTACCATCGATGATAAATTTGACCGGGTGGTATCGGTAGAGATGTTTGAGCATATGCGTAATTACCAGTTGTTAATGGCTAAAGTAGCTTCGTTTTTAAAACCAGATGGTAAACTGTGGATCCATATTTTTACCCATAAGGAGTATGCTTACCTTTTTGAGGTAATTGACGAAACCGACTGGATGAGCAAGTACTTTTTTACTGGTGGTATCATGCCTTCGGACGATCTGATGTCGTATTTTAATGATGATCTGGTAGTTGAAAAGCACTGGCATGTAAATGGTACGCACTATGGCAAAACATCCGAAGCCTGGCTGGTAAATATGGATGCCCATAAAAAAGAGATCATGCCATTGTTTGAGGAAACCTATGGCAAAAATGAGGCATTGAAATGGTGGGTTTACTGGCGTATTTTTTATATGGCCTGCGCCGAACTATGGAACTTTAACCAGGGTAACGAATGGCTGGTGAGCCATTACCTTTTTCATAAAACACAAAAATGA
- a CDS encoding DUF1295 domain-containing protein, which translates to MNSHSLPCLIIYCLLACCSIMLLVWFWARKIKNAGVVDIFWSYNFPVIGVILWLLAPGFATRRHLICAMVILAGLRLGTHLAIRILKHIKEEEGRYQQLRKEWAPNPDRKFFFFFQFQAISNVLLAIPFFISAMDTNPQLSAFEYAGFALWFISVTGETIADRQLAAFKRDPANKGKVCSEGLWNYSRHPNYFFEWLMWVSYFVFALGSPYGYVAVISPAIILYLLLKVTGIPATEEQSLRSKGEAFKKYQASTSVFIPWFKRP; encoded by the coding sequence ATGAATAGCCATTCTTTACCATGCCTCATTATTTATTGCCTGCTGGCTTGCTGCAGCATCATGCTGCTGGTATGGTTTTGGGCGCGGAAAATAAAAAATGCCGGTGTGGTTGATATCTTCTGGTCGTATAATTTTCCGGTTATCGGTGTAATACTATGGCTGCTGGCTCCCGGTTTCGCTACGCGCAGGCATCTGATCTGTGCTATGGTGATATTGGCCGGTTTGCGTTTAGGCACACACCTGGCCATCCGCATACTGAAACATATTAAGGAGGAAGAGGGCCGATACCAGCAATTACGAAAAGAATGGGCGCCCAATCCCGATCGCAAATTTTTCTTTTTCTTCCAGTTTCAGGCCATTTCCAATGTGCTGCTGGCCATACCCTTTTTTATCAGTGCGATGGATACCAATCCGCAGTTATCCGCATTTGAATACGCGGGTTTTGCACTATGGTTTATCAGCGTAACCGGCGAAACTATTGCCGACAGGCAGCTGGCCGCATTCAAACGCGATCCGGCCAATAAGGGCAAAGTATGTTCAGAAGGCTTGTGGAATTATTCGCGCCACCCCAATTATTTTTTCGAATGGCTGATGTGGGTATCATACTTTGTATTTGCGCTGGGCTCGCCTTATGGATATGTGGCTGTGATCAGTCCGGCTATTATATTATACCTCTTGTTAAAAGTAACGGGCATTCCGGCTACCGAAGAGCAGTCGTTACGTTCCAAAGGCGAGGCTTTTAAAAAATACCAGGCCAGCACCAGTGTGTTTATTCCCTGGTTTAAACGTCCCTAG
- a CDS encoding DUF1475 family protein has protein sequence MITTLKIIFSILFVWMSYVVISTSMESNLIKEWDFLGSIPWMRATLWDFYANVLVIYLWVCYKEKGVLLKIVWLVLLVMLGSIATIAFVLIQLFHLKENEGLKELFTARNE, from the coding sequence ATGATAACCACCTTAAAAATAATCTTTAGCATCCTGTTTGTATGGATGAGCTACGTGGTGATCTCCACAAGCATGGAAAGCAATTTAATTAAGGAATGGGATTTCCTGGGATCGATACCCTGGATGCGGGCTACGCTATGGGATTTTTATGCCAATGTGCTGGTTATCTATCTGTGGGTTTGCTATAAAGAGAAAGGCGTTTTACTTAAAATTGTATGGCTCGTGCTATTAGTGATGCTGGGTAGTATTGCCACTATAGCTTTTGTGCTCATCCAACTGTTTCACCTAAAAGAAAACGAAGGGTTGAAAGAACTCTTTACCGCCAGAAATGAATAG
- a CDS encoding peroxiredoxin has protein sequence MSKTIIKGIGLMLIAFYLFSFTAKAQKHIEAGEKAPDFSLYDQNGKLFKMADEVGKHILVIYFYPKDESMVCTKEACAFRDSFNDFTKAGAKVIGINGGTVASHKGFVDHYKLPFTLLSDPDNRVYNLFGVKKKFFMSGRETFIVDLKGNVVYTHAAMLEGKEHADDAMKFIRSSK, from the coding sequence ATGAGTAAAACCATTATAAAAGGTATAGGGCTGATGCTGATCGCTTTTTACCTGTTCAGCTTTACAGCGAAAGCGCAAAAGCATATTGAAGCCGGCGAAAAAGCGCCCGATTTTTCCTTGTACGATCAAAATGGCAAGCTGTTTAAAATGGCTGACGAGGTGGGTAAACACATCCTGGTTATTTATTTTTACCCTAAAGACGAAAGCATGGTTTGCACCAAAGAAGCCTGCGCTTTTCGCGATAGTTTTAATGATTTTACTAAAGCCGGGGCCAAAGTGATTGGCATCAACGGTGGGACAGTAGCCAGTCATAAAGGTTTTGTTGATCATTACAAATTACCTTTCACCTTACTGAGCGACCCGGACAATAGGGTTTACAATTTGTTTGGGGTGAAAAAGAAATTCTTCATGTCGGGCAGGGAAACTTTTATTGTTGATTTGAAAGGCAACGTGGTGTATACGCACGCGGCTATGCTGGAAGGTAAAGAACATGCCGATGATGCCATGAAGTTTATCAGGTCGTCAAAATAA